The Bacillus sp. BGMRC 2118 DNA segment ACATGATGCGGGGTACAAAATCCACAGGGCTCATATAATTGCTGCATTAAATGAGGATAACCCCCATGATAGGCGAAAATTAATTATTGCCCCTCAAATCCCTAAAATGTTCTGGGATAAGGGATTGCAGAATATAAGATTTTATCCGTATTTACCACCGGAACAATTTCCTCCATATAAAGAGGATGATTTAACATATATTGATAGAAGAATAAAAATGTACACAGATGTTACCCCGGAAAATTTAATAGAATTTAAAATTATGCTTAAAGGTGGTTTAGATAAAAAGGAAATAAAAAATTGTTTCAGTGTCCTAAAACAATATTGGGAAGAAAGAAAGCTTTAATCTCTAAACCAAGAGTTTCCAACTTTATTAACACAAGTATTCTTATTAACGTTTGGCGAAAAAAGATAAAACTTTTCAATATATACGAAAATTTTTACACTAACACAGAACGGTAGGTTAATATGTATGAACTATAAATTCTAAGCATCTGTTGTCATGAGACAACAGATGCTTTTTTATAAAAAATGTATATATCAATGATCTTAAAAATATTGATGTATAAATTTAGATTGAATGTATCATATGTTAGGAAAAAAATAATACTAGTAGTATTTTAGATAGAATTTTTGCATCTCTTTTAAAATAAGTTTTTGATCCCCATAAACTTCTTCAAGAGAGGTGGTTGTCCTTTCATTAACCTCTTCTAATTTGTATCGAACACGTCTATCAATATATTCAAATGTTCTCAATAAGTCAATAAATTCATTAAACTTGATTACACCAAATTTTTTAATCAGGAAATAAACTAATAAAAAACCGTGATTATAAATTGCTCTACCATCATTATAAGAAAGATTATTTAATTGGTTAATATCATAGAACTTATCATCTGTTTTTTTTAATAGGTCTTTAAGATATCTTTCTACTTGCTCAGATGAAGTAATTATTTTTTTATCTTTATGTACAAAGTAGTTTTCAAAGTAAACCGCTAATCCTTCTTGGATATAAAGTGAGGCATTGCCGTTAGTCTTATCTGATAGCATCATATGACATAATTCATGAACTATTATTTGGAAAAGTGTTTCATATTTATATTCAGAGGTTTCCGGTATATAGATTTTAATCGACTCATCCATTTCGCTCCAACCATAGACAGAAAAAGTAGGGATGGAAATTGATATTTCATCGAGGTTACTATAGATTTTTATATCATTACTTTTCGGTTCCCAATTGAATATATTCATATATATTAAGGTTACTTCATTAATAAAACTATGTACGTATAATGCTGAATCCTTATTATATGGCAGATATTTTATTACATACAATCCAGTTTTTTTAATTTCGAATGGTAGATCATCTATTACCCATCTATTTTCCTTGTTTTTCTTTATTGAATAAACTACTCTTAGTGATTTGTGCTTACCTGAAGAATCATATATTCCCATAATAAAAGACATTAGTCCACTATTTTCGGAATGTAAATTTATGTAATCAATCGAACATTTAAATGAATATTCATCTTTTAATCTAAATTTTAATTCTCTAAACCATCTCTCTTGTTCTTTATAAAAACGCACATTTAGGCTATTTTGGAAGGTCAAAAAATACTCTTCATTTAGGGAGTCAATACTACTAATATAGTCATTAAAAGTGTTTGATAATTCCACGGTAGGGTCGACACTATCTTTCTTCAGATAATTGTTCATTAGTTTAACATCCTTTTTTAATTTTTAAATTTTTAACAAATAATGAGATAATAGTAAAAATATGCTATATTTAGAATAAATAAATTATAATAATATTTCAAACATTTTCAGGGGGGTTATTAGTGAATTACACAATTGAATGTAGAGACCTAAATAAGATATTTGTGGGTGATGGTATTAAAACTTATGCATTGAAAAATATTAATGTTCAATTTAATAACGGTGAATTCGTTTCTATTGTGGGAACATCTGGCTCAGGTAAGTCTACTTTGTTAAGTATTTTAGGTACTTTGGACCTACCTACTGATGGGGAAATTCTATATGGGGGAGAGAAAATTAGTTCGAGGAATAATAACACTATAGCAGATTTTCGTTTCGAAAATATAGGATTTATCTTCCAGCAATTCCATTTGATACCAACTTTAACTGCACTAGAAAATGTAATGTCTCCTCTCTTTGGAAGAAAGGTATCTTATGATAAAAAGGAAAGAGCTATGAAAATGTTAGAGAGTGTGGGACTAAAGGATAAGGTGAATTCTCTACCATCACAATTGTCTGGAGGGCAACAACAAAGGGTCGCAATCGCTCGAGCGTTAATACACGAACCGAATTGGTTGCTAGCAGATGAACCAACAGGAAACTTAGATTCTGAAACTGGAGAAACCATCTTTAAAATCCTTAATGATTTGAATAAAGAAAAAGGGTGTGGTGTAATCTTTGTAACTCATGATCCTGAATTAGCCAAGAGAGCGGATGTACAAATCGAAATGAAGGATGGACAAATTATTAGACAAAATAGGGTGTCTAGTTATGCTTAGGTTTATATGGAATTCTTGGTGGAGAAATAAAGAGCGATTTATACTATTAATAGTTGGGGTACTAATAATAAGTACTGGCTTA contains these protein-coding regions:
- a CDS encoding ABC transporter ATP-binding protein translates to MNYTIECRDLNKIFVGDGIKTYALKNINVQFNNGEFVSIVGTSGSGKSTLLSILGTLDLPTDGEILYGGEKISSRNNNTIADFRFENIGFIFQQFHLIPTLTALENVMSPLFGRKVSYDKKERAMKMLESVGLKDKVNSLPSQLSGGQQQRVAIARALIHEPNWLLADEPTGNLDSETGETIFKILNDLNKEKGCGVIFVTHDPELAKRADVQIEMKDGQIIRQNRVSSYA